A window of the Desulfovibrio sp. Fe33 genome harbors these coding sequences:
- a CDS encoding DegT/DnrJ/EryC1/StrS family aminotransferase, whose product MRKQETLMRLIRPYIAFADVEADIRAVFDSGMFTRGTNVATFAGDLARYTGAAHAFPTTSATTALSLTLAALKIGPGHEVAVSDYSFPATANVVETAGATPVFCDVDPETWNMDPDRLAERLTPRTRAVIFVDGLGNPTGLHRVRELCRERGLPLIEDAACALGSSEHGEQCGRVSDMTCFSFHPRKLLTTGEGGAVTTDDSGLAKTLGLLLNHGGEMVDGRPDFTAPGFNYRMSEIQALMGRAQLPRLDAIIKRRQALRDACAEAFAPMGLRPQAIGPDVVFNVQSMAFAVPDGMDRDGLIRHLAELNVESTIGTYCLSGTKFYRGKYRDVQPVAHRLQETTITLPCHDEVDADRLIDAVTSFAGTKQG is encoded by the coding sequence ATGCGTAAACAGGAAACCCTGATGCGGCTTATCCGCCCGTATATCGCCTTCGCCGACGTGGAGGCCGACATCCGCGCCGTGTTCGACTCGGGCATGTTCACCCGGGGAACGAACGTGGCAACATTTGCCGGGGACCTGGCCCGCTACACCGGGGCCGCCCACGCCTTTCCCACCACATCGGCCACAACCGCCCTTTCCTTGACCCTGGCCGCGCTGAAAATCGGACCGGGCCACGAAGTGGCCGTCTCGGACTACTCCTTCCCTGCCACGGCCAACGTGGTCGAGACGGCCGGAGCCACGCCGGTTTTCTGCGACGTGGACCCGGAAACCTGGAACATGGACCCGGACCGCCTTGCCGAGCGGCTGACCCCCCGGACCAGGGCCGTGATCTTCGTGGACGGTCTGGGCAATCCCACCGGCCTGCACCGGGTGCGGGAGCTCTGCCGCGAACGCGGCCTGCCGCTCATCGAGGACGCGGCCTGCGCCCTGGGCAGCTCCGAACACGGCGAGCAGTGCGGCCGGGTGTCCGACATGACCTGCTTCAGCTTCCACCCGCGCAAGCTTTTGACCACGGGCGAGGGAGGAGCCGTGACCACCGACGACTCCGGCCTGGCGAAAACCCTGGGACTGCTCCTCAACCACGGCGGCGAGATGGTGGACGGCCGCCCGGACTTCACCGCGCCCGGATTCAACTACCGCATGAGCGAAATCCAGGCTCTCATGGGCCGGGCCCAACTGCCCAGGCTCGACGCCATCATCAAGCGGCGGCAGGCGTTGCGCGACGCCTGCGCCGAGGCCTTCGCCCCCATGGGGTTGCGGCCCCAGGCCATCGGCCCGGACGTGGTCTTCAACGTCCAATCCATGGCCTTCGCCGTGCCCGACGGCATGGACCGGGACGGGCTCATCCGCCACCTGGCCGAACTCAATGTGGAAAGCACCATCGGCACCTACTGCCTGAGCGGAACGAAATTCTATCGGGGAAAATACCGGGACGTGCAGCCCGTCGCCCACCGGCTGCAAGAAACGACCATCACCCTGCCCTGCCACGACGAGGTGGACGCGGACCGGCTCATCGACGCCGTGACTTCCTTCGCCGGAACGAAACAGGGTTAG
- a CDS encoding radical SAM protein: MIPKYAEPGEWLTDGGLTDQGRQARRTYAKFVSGLMDLPVSTYRVSRALHLLQSNYYDTSADGFALPPHTINFCVNNVCNFKCSYCDLNHGRQEWDHLNTKMKHNVIDPKVRHELPLDLCKRIIDEVAWFRPTIRIPWMEPLLYRDLIPFIEYTKSKGLQFSMLTNGLLLPKYARQLVDAGVDALRVSLDGPAAVHEELCGVKGAYSKIIEGLQILVEERKKRGIDLQIGCYFTVNDKNCDQLVPLLESLDEVGLLEEMFIGFFMFNYISKNMVEAHNTHHAAVCGATVEETSAQYIDISKIDVDSLLAQRKEIEERFAHRTRIHFRPDFTESNLDFCVSDAAGEFPGSRCETQWHTLFINPDGEIKSLPQCILDPVGNVHDDTFLDIWNGEKMREQRKLLREYGAYYGCMRCWSIYNNIEDLQGSWKSFPPSGTGE, encoded by the coding sequence ATGATCCCCAAATACGCAGAGCCCGGTGAATGGCTGACCGACGGCGGACTGACCGATCAGGGGCGGCAGGCCCGCAGGACCTACGCCAAGTTCGTGTCGGGACTGATGGACCTCCCCGTGTCCACCTATCGGGTCAGCCGGGCCCTTCACCTGCTCCAGTCCAACTATTACGACACCTCAGCCGACGGGTTCGCCCTGCCGCCGCACACCATCAATTTTTGCGTCAACAACGTGTGCAACTTCAAGTGCTCCTATTGCGACCTGAACCACGGCCGTCAGGAGTGGGATCATCTGAACACCAAGATGAAGCACAACGTCATCGACCCCAAGGTGCGCCATGAGCTGCCTCTGGACCTGTGCAAACGAATCATCGACGAAGTAGCCTGGTTCAGGCCGACCATCCGCATCCCGTGGATGGAGCCGCTGCTCTATCGGGACCTGATTCCGTTCATCGAGTATACCAAGAGCAAGGGGCTGCAATTCTCCATGCTGACCAACGGCCTGCTCCTTCCCAAGTACGCCAGGCAGTTGGTGGACGCGGGCGTGGACGCGCTGCGCGTTTCCCTGGACGGGCCGGCGGCTGTTCACGAAGAGCTGTGCGGGGTCAAGGGAGCCTACTCCAAGATTATCGAAGGGTTGCAGATCCTGGTGGAGGAACGCAAAAAACGCGGCATCGATCTCCAGATAGGCTGCTACTTCACGGTCAACGACAAGAACTGCGACCAATTGGTGCCGTTGCTCGAATCGCTGGATGAGGTCGGGCTTCTCGAGGAGATGTTCATCGGCTTCTTCATGTTCAACTACATCTCCAAGAACATGGTCGAGGCCCACAACACGCATCACGCGGCCGTGTGCGGGGCCACGGTGGAGGAGACCAGCGCCCAGTACATCGATATTTCGAAAATCGACGTGGACAGCCTGCTTGCGCAGCGCAAGGAGATCGAGGAACGGTTCGCGCACCGCACGCGCATCCATTTCCGGCCGGACTTCACCGAGTCCAACCTGGATTTCTGCGTGTCCGACGCGGCGGGCGAGTTCCCGGGCAGCCGTTGCGAGACGCAATGGCACACCCTGTTCATCAATCCCGACGGCGAGATCAAGTCCCTGCCGCAGTGCATCCTCGACCCGGTGGGCAACGTCCACGACGATACCTTCCTGGACATCTGGAATGGCGAGAAGATGCGCGAGCAGCGCAAACTCCTGCGTGAGTACGGGGCCTACTACGGATGTATGCGTTGCTGGTCCATCTACAACAACATCGAGGACTTGCAGGGCAGTTGGAAGAGTTTCCCGCCCTCCGGGACCGGGGAGTAG
- a CDS encoding glycosyltransferase family 4 protein has translation MRILSVTNDIDSGGAAKSLFFLARGLARLGHEVRVISISAPSRTGRRVAELAEAGVAVDFVRIPYYPMSLAACPIPFWKNVGRAVSRPGEFRRIRRLADDFSPDVIHYNSYTTLLAALPLGARPAVLHCREMLLEDAPLLPLTRPLVRARVRELVAISPAEAEQARRVFGLDASVIFNPAPVPGEPAPMPDGDGLVYGMFSHVSPTKGHRLCIEACGLAAPELRRAGVRVRLFGGRIGIHDALYRSLEQYIEDAGIDDVVSFQGFAVDPEAEMRAAHLVLRPDLTGHPWGRDVIEAMSQGRPVLAAGESEVFIKPGKTGELVKPGDAEALASAMAALADRERLTRMGENAHRFAAARFDPDEHARRVLAVLERAAG, from the coding sequence ATGAGGATACTGTCCGTCACCAACGACATAGACAGCGGCGGCGCGGCCAAGAGCCTGTTTTTCCTGGCTCGGGGGCTGGCCCGGCTGGGCCACGAGGTCCGCGTAATCAGCATCTCGGCGCCGTCGCGCACGGGCAGGCGCGTGGCGGAGCTGGCCGAAGCGGGCGTGGCCGTGGATTTCGTGCGCATCCCCTACTATCCCATGTCCCTGGCGGCCTGCCCCATCCCCTTTTGGAAAAACGTGGGCCGCGCCGTGTCCCGGCCCGGCGAGTTCCGCCGCATCCGACGGCTGGCCGACGACTTCTCTCCGGATGTAATCCACTACAACAGCTACACCACCCTGCTGGCCGCCCTGCCCCTCGGAGCACGGCCCGCCGTGCTGCACTGCCGGGAGATGCTCCTGGAGGACGCGCCCCTGCTCCCCCTGACCCGGCCGCTGGTCCGCGCCAGGGTTCGGGAGCTGGTGGCCATCAGCCCGGCCGAGGCTGAGCAGGCCCGCCGCGTCTTCGGCCTGGATGCCAGCGTGATTTTCAACCCGGCCCCCGTGCCCGGCGAACCCGCGCCCATGCCGGACGGAGACGGGCTGGTCTACGGCATGTTCTCCCACGTCTCGCCCACCAAGGGCCACAGACTGTGCATCGAGGCTTGCGGGCTGGCCGCGCCGGAACTGCGCCGGGCCGGAGTGCGTGTGCGCCTGTTCGGCGGACGCATCGGCATCCACGACGCGCTCTACCGCTCGCTGGAACAGTACATCGAAGACGCGGGCATCGACGACGTGGTCAGTTTTCAGGGATTCGCCGTGGACCCGGAGGCGGAGATGCGCGCCGCACACCTGGTGCTCAGGCCCGACCTGACCGGGCATCCGTGGGGGCGCGACGTCATTGAGGCCATGAGCCAGGGACGGCCCGTGCTGGCTGCGGGAGAGAGCGAAGTCTTCATCAAGCCCGGCAAAACCGGGGAACTGGTGAAGCCAGGCGACGCCGAAGCCCTGGCCTCGGCCATGGCGGCCCTGGCAGATCGGGAACGGCTGACGCGCATGGGCGAGAACGCCCACCGTTTCGCGGCCGCCCGCTTCGACCCGGACGAACACGCCCGGCGCGTCCTCGCGGTCCTCGAACGGGCCGCAGGCTAG
- a CDS encoding cytidylyltransferase domain-containing protein — MSEQVNRQKREIAETYFGYSGIDIEHFTDMVEGPRDRTVVHIPARSGSTRIENKNIRELSGLPLIAYTIAVARAMPVDRVIVNTDSREIADIAEKLGAEVPFLRPAELSADDVSPGFALFYAERFLLSEGYPLDATIEMYPTSPFRNAAKMARYVDALSRAGYCATAFLPNMELERVRARDGVLLSPEEIRCERGNVNFKLLAGFLGMKLLSSQMRWFHYALIDDPVELVDIDTPEDFALAEYITANNLYDFGVAL, encoded by the coding sequence ATGAGCGAACAGGTTAACCGGCAGAAGCGTGAGATAGCGGAGACCTATTTTGGCTACTCCGGCATCGACATCGAGCACTTCACCGACATGGTGGAAGGGCCCAGGGACCGGACCGTGGTGCACATCCCCGCCCGTTCCGGGTCCACGCGCATCGAAAACAAGAATATCCGCGAACTCAGCGGCCTGCCGCTCATCGCCTATACCATCGCCGTGGCCCGCGCGATGCCCGTGGACCGGGTCATCGTCAACACGGACAGCCGCGAGATAGCGGACATCGCCGAGAAGCTCGGGGCCGAGGTCCCGTTCCTGCGGCCCGCCGAGCTGAGCGCCGACGACGTGTCGCCGGGTTTCGCCCTGTTCTACGCCGAGCGGTTCCTGCTGAGCGAGGGGTATCCCCTGGACGCGACCATCGAGATGTATCCCACCTCGCCCTTCCGCAACGCGGCCAAGATGGCCCGGTATGTGGACGCCCTTTCCCGCGCGGGATATTGCGCCACCGCGTTCCTGCCCAACATGGAGCTGGAGCGGGTGCGCGCCCGGGACGGCGTGCTGCTGTCCCCTGAGGAAATCCGCTGCGAGCGGGGCAACGTCAACTTCAAGCTGTTGGCGGGCTTCCTGGGCATGAAGCTGCTTTCCTCCCAGATGCGCTGGTTTCATTACGCGCTTATCGACGACCCCGTGGAGCTGGTGGACATCGACACGCCGGAGGATTTCGCCCTGGCCGAGTACATCACGGCCAACAACCTCTATGATTTCGGGGTGGCATTGTGA
- a CDS encoding class I SAM-dependent methyltransferase: MTNDDATARSVARCLREFADRLNPRDQALFERVYTPPLSRYGDRLKAIGFTGLDRVLDACCGFGQWTLRLAELNRRVDGCDIAQVRADIVNAMADDLGADNIKAVQSRLESLPFEADTFDGVFCYVSLPCTPWKQSLAEIYRVLKPGGRVYFTANGLGYFIQQWVEEPHKTVHRSPRFFTALTLQNTLEYEKTGKAPEMGQIVIEQDEMRSHLESLGFTVTAMEDEGRIDLSGGAHPPVSFFPGEYHGLTCCYEVVATK; this comes from the coding sequence ATGACCAACGATGACGCCACGGCCCGGAGCGTGGCCCGCTGCCTCCGGGAATTCGCCGACCGTCTCAACCCGCGCGACCAGGCCCTGTTCGAACGGGTCTACACCCCGCCCCTGTCCCGCTACGGCGACCGGCTCAAGGCCATCGGCTTCACCGGGCTGGACCGCGTCCTGGACGCCTGCTGCGGCTTCGGACAGTGGACCTTGCGCCTGGCGGAACTGAACCGCCGGGTGGACGGCTGCGACATCGCCCAGGTGCGCGCGGACATCGTCAACGCCATGGCCGACGACCTGGGCGCGGACAACATCAAGGCCGTGCAGTCGCGGCTCGAATCCTTACCCTTCGAGGCCGACACCTTCGACGGCGTGTTCTGCTACGTCTCCCTGCCCTGCACTCCATGGAAGCAGAGCCTCGCCGAGATATACCGGGTGCTCAAGCCCGGCGGACGGGTCTACTTCACGGCCAACGGGCTGGGCTACTTCATCCAGCAATGGGTGGAGGAGCCGCACAAGACCGTGCACCGCTCACCCCGCTTTTTCACCGCCCTGACCCTGCAAAACACCCTGGAGTACGAGAAGACCGGCAAAGCGCCGGAAATGGGCCAGATCGTCATCGAACAGGATGAAATGCGCAGCCATCTTGAATCCCTCGGCTTCACGGTCACGGCCATGGAGGACGAGGGACGCATAGACCTGTCCGGAGGCGCGCACCCGCCGGTCAGCTTCTTCCCCGGCGAATACCACGGCCTGACCTGCTGCTACGAGGTCGTGGCCACCAAATAA
- a CDS encoding ATP-grasp domain-containing protein: MSKPSGPCVLVTGTGGGGLGEQLVKALRLAGTPYRVVAADITRLSTGPARGDDSVILPPAGADDYLDALLAACRRHGAEVVLPGSEAELKVLSARREEVAAAGLFLPINSRPVIERCMDKLELFRTLEELGVKGPRYVRVTSPADVRDLPVFPMVFKPSTGAGGSVDTFIVQTPEEARTIAEYLCAFRAEFIAQEYVGRYDQEYTVGVLSDMDGNFINSIALRRHTWTSLGCRMRVPNRTGRAELGDTLVISSGISQGDIGPFPEVCGPCEKIAAALGSQGPCNIQLRLVDGEVHLFEINPRFSGTTSLRAMVGFNEADTLIRKHVLGETIESRFPFGSGVILRRLEESLVESK, from the coding sequence ATGAGCAAGCCTAGCGGTCCCTGCGTACTCGTCACCGGCACGGGCGGCGGCGGCTTGGGAGAGCAGTTGGTCAAGGCTTTGCGCCTGGCCGGGACTCCCTATCGCGTGGTGGCCGCCGACATCACCCGGCTGAGCACCGGCCCGGCGCGCGGCGACGACAGCGTCATCCTGCCTCCCGCCGGGGCGGACGATTACCTGGACGCGCTCCTCGCGGCCTGCCGCAGGCACGGCGCCGAAGTGGTCCTGCCCGGTTCCGAGGCGGAGCTCAAGGTTCTCAGCGCGCGGCGCGAGGAGGTGGCGGCAGCCGGGCTTTTCCTGCCCATCAACTCCCGGCCCGTGATCGAGCGGTGCATGGACAAGCTCGAACTCTTCCGTACGCTCGAGGAATTGGGCGTCAAGGGGCCGCGCTACGTGCGCGTGACCAGCCCGGCGGACGTGCGCGACTTGCCGGTTTTCCCCATGGTCTTCAAACCGTCCACGGGCGCGGGCGGATCGGTGGATACCTTCATCGTCCAGACCCCGGAGGAGGCGCGGACCATCGCCGAATACCTGTGCGCCTTCCGTGCGGAGTTCATCGCCCAGGAATACGTGGGCCGGTACGACCAGGAATACACCGTGGGCGTGCTTTCGGACATGGACGGCAATTTTATCAATTCCATCGCGCTCAGGCGGCACACCTGGACCTCGCTGGGCTGCCGGATGCGGGTTCCCAACCGGACGGGCCGGGCCGAGCTGGGCGATACCCTGGTCATCAGCAGCGGCATATCCCAGGGGGACATCGGCCCCTTCCCCGAGGTCTGCGGACCGTGCGAGAAAATCGCTGCCGCGCTCGGTTCGCAGGGACCGTGCAACATCCAATTGCGGCTGGTGGACGGCGAGGTGCATCTTTTCGAAATCAACCCCAGGTTCTCGGGGACCACGTCCCTCAGAGCCATGGTGGGGTTCAATGAAGCGGACACGTTAATCAGAAAACACGTTCTCGGCGAAACCATCGAGTCGCGGTTCCCCTTCGGGAGCGGCGTGATTCTGCGCAGGCTGGAAGAAAGCCTGGTCGAGTCGAAGTGA
- a CDS encoding class I SAM-dependent methyltransferase, with amino-acid sequence MTDTTKTCPVCGSGRYDALFPDYRGRCVTSQMFFIDGLGLENRCCRDCGFIYNAAGTRGLGAEVYNNAVWKPKPQIMCYSKEVKTSHQKAWEAFQGLVDLPEAGTVLDVGGGTGAFLECVHRDRPGWELHAIEPGGGFDEMCRRVPLKSAHNQAYDTLALDETFDCVISLSVLEHLDNPLHALRWMLARLKPGGLLLLQLPDFEKLPGDLVCADHVNKMTVPHTRMLAEYAGFEEVGADTALVMFYLVLRKGTPATGPVPSRFEENSAIARRAEKVARATIEAVRACVESAQAAGGRAAVFGTSPIGSMAHLLLECGDDIACFVDENRNAWGRDIDGLPVVGPEDMGGLGVTDLALAISPLYWETVAEKMRPFGVTVHVPQLN; translated from the coding sequence GTGACCGACACGACCAAGACCTGTCCTGTGTGCGGCTCCGGGCGATACGACGCCCTGTTTCCGGACTATCGGGGCCGGTGCGTCACGTCGCAGATGTTCTTCATCGACGGCCTTGGGCTGGAGAACCGCTGCTGCCGGGACTGCGGGTTCATTTACAACGCCGCCGGGACACGCGGGCTGGGCGCGGAGGTCTACAACAACGCCGTCTGGAAACCCAAGCCGCAGATCATGTGCTATTCCAAGGAAGTGAAGACTTCCCACCAGAAGGCTTGGGAAGCCTTTCAAGGTCTGGTGGACCTGCCGGAGGCCGGGACCGTCCTGGACGTGGGCGGCGGCACCGGGGCGTTTCTCGAATGCGTGCACCGCGACCGGCCCGGCTGGGAGCTGCACGCCATCGAGCCGGGCGGCGGATTCGACGAGATGTGTCGCCGCGTGCCCCTCAAGTCGGCCCACAATCAGGCCTATGACACCCTGGCCCTGGACGAGACCTTCGATTGCGTCATCTCCCTGTCCGTGCTGGAGCACCTGGACAATCCGCTGCACGCCCTGCGCTGGATGCTCGCGCGTCTCAAGCCGGGCGGGCTGCTCCTGCTGCAACTGCCCGATTTCGAGAAGCTGCCCGGCGACCTTGTCTGCGCGGACCACGTCAACAAGATGACCGTGCCGCATACGCGTATGCTCGCGGAGTACGCCGGATTCGAGGAGGTGGGCGCGGACACGGCCCTGGTCATGTTTTATCTGGTCCTTCGCAAGGGGACGCCCGCGACAGGGCCCGTGCCCTCCCGTTTCGAAGAGAACTCGGCCATCGCTCGCCGAGCCGAGAAGGTGGCCCGGGCGACCATCGAGGCCGTGCGCGCCTGCGTGGAATCCGCCCAAGCGGCGGGCGGGCGGGCCGCGGTCTTCGGAACCTCGCCCATCGGGTCCATGGCTCACCTGCTCCTGGAGTGCGGGGACGATATCGCCTGCTTCGTGGATGAGAACAGGAACGCCTGGGGCCGGGATATCGACGGCCTGCCCGTGGTCGGGCCGGAAGACATGGGCGGGCTCGGCGTGACCGATCTGGCCCTGGCCATCAGCCCCCTTTATTGGGAGACCGTGGCCGAAAAGATGCGCCCCTTCGGCGTAACCGTGCACGTCCCGCAACTTAACTGA
- a CDS encoding glycosyltransferase, which yields MSADTLDILFVHIDPCIRAEKEAFALANRGHRVHLLCQGLNFQPNMRDICASVTHYADLAELGALIRKRDDFDVVHCHNEPNEPTVAALDNTDRPVVYDCHDFRGLRQTLAGAEAETERRCFEDTAAVVHVSRGMAEAAAGRYASDKVLVLPSYPMLTAAPAEHLPKLDGNHLVYLGGLRDRGSVHYEYRNYLPFFEKLTAAGVHVHAYPADFNPKNLGTYLALDRENEFFHLHPKLPYAELLREISRYQWGLSGFNFMDIKDPNTLLFLNNALPNKLFDYLLGGVCPVVVNCETSGRWAVEHGLGYHAADAEQMVDIVLHETPKPPLSDFGRVDMLEQVGKLEGLYRELLA from the coding sequence ATGAGCGCCGACACCCTCGACATACTCTTCGTCCACATCGATCCCTGCATCCGGGCCGAGAAGGAGGCCTTTGCCCTCGCCAACCGGGGCCACCGTGTGCATCTGCTCTGCCAGGGGTTGAACTTCCAGCCGAACATGCGCGACATTTGCGCCTCTGTGACGCATTACGCCGACCTGGCCGAGCTGGGCGCGCTGATTCGGAAAAGGGACGATTTCGACGTGGTCCACTGCCACAACGAGCCCAATGAGCCCACCGTGGCCGCGCTGGACAACACGGACAGGCCCGTGGTCTACGACTGCCACGATTTCCGGGGACTCCGCCAGACGCTCGCCGGAGCCGAGGCCGAGACCGAGCGGCGCTGCTTCGAGGACACGGCAGCCGTGGTCCATGTCAGCCGGGGCATGGCCGAGGCGGCCGCCGGACGGTACGCCTCGGACAAGGTGCTGGTCCTGCCGAGCTACCCCATGCTCACGGCCGCTCCCGCCGAACACCTGCCCAAGCTCGACGGCAACCATCTGGTCTACCTGGGCGGCCTGCGCGACCGGGGCTCCGTGCACTACGAATACCGCAACTACCTGCCGTTTTTCGAGAAGCTGACTGCGGCCGGGGTCCATGTCCACGCCTATCCGGCGGACTTCAATCCCAAGAACCTGGGCACCTACCTGGCCCTGGACCGGGAGAACGAATTCTTTCATCTGCATCCCAAGCTGCCCTATGCGGAGCTGCTGCGCGAGATCAGCCGCTACCAGTGGGGGCTGTCCGGGTTCAACTTCATGGACATCAAGGACCCGAACACGTTGCTTTTCCTGAATAACGCTCTGCCCAACAAGCTCTTCGACTACCTGCTGGGCGGGGTCTGTCCGGTGGTGGTCAACTGCGAGACGTCCGGGCGATGGGCCGTGGAGCACGGTCTCGGCTACCATGCGGCCGACGCGGAGCAGATGGTGGACATCGTCCTCCATGAAACGCCCAAGCCCCCCCTGTCCGATTTCGGCCGGGTGGACATGCTCGAACAGGTCGGCAAGCTGGAAGGATTGTACCGGGAACTGTTGGCCTAG
- a CDS encoding NAD-dependent epimerase/dehydratase family protein, whose translation MIQGQHICITGGAGFIGSRLAGRLVADNKVTIFDNLSRNSLKSCAFADHPNLNLVQGDILDVKELTKAVSDADYVIHCAGIAGIFTVVRNTVKTLEVNMVGSLNTLRAAAESGRCKRIVCFSTSEVMGSLAFVSRETDRTVIGAAGQARWTYAVSKLAEEHLASAFHREQGLPATVVRPFNIYGPGQVGEGAMKIFINKALKNEPITIFGDGTQIRAWCFVDDMLDGTLLCLEKDEAVGEAFNIGNIRSVQTIYGLANTVTRVLGSKSEVVYGEARSADIELRVPCVDKARELLGFEAKVDLEEGILRTAEFYRANPDC comes from the coding sequence ATGATCCAGGGTCAACACATCTGCATCACCGGCGGCGCGGGTTTCATCGGCTCCCGGCTGGCCGGGCGGCTGGTGGCGGACAACAAGGTCACCATTTTCGACAATTTGTCCCGCAATTCGCTCAAGTCATGCGCCTTTGCCGACCATCCCAACCTGAACCTGGTGCAGGGAGACATACTGGACGTCAAAGAATTGACCAAGGCTGTCTCGGATGCCGACTATGTCATCCACTGCGCGGGCATCGCGGGTATCTTCACCGTGGTCCGCAACACGGTCAAGACGCTTGAAGTGAACATGGTCGGCTCGCTCAACACCCTGCGCGCCGCGGCCGAAAGCGGCCGGTGCAAACGCATCGTCTGCTTCTCCACCAGCGAGGTCATGGGCTCCCTGGCCTTTGTTTCCCGCGAGACCGACCGCACGGTCATCGGCGCGGCTGGCCAGGCCCGCTGGACCTACGCGGTCAGCAAGCTGGCGGAAGAGCATCTGGCCTCGGCCTTCCATCGCGAGCAGGGGCTGCCCGCCACCGTTGTCCGGCCGTTCAACATCTACGGCCCCGGCCAGGTAGGCGAGGGAGCCATGAAAATCTTCATCAACAAGGCGCTCAAGAATGAGCCCATCACCATCTTCGGCGACGGCACCCAGATCCGCGCCTGGTGCTTCGTGGACGACATGCTCGACGGTACCCTGCTCTGTCTGGAAAAGGACGAAGCCGTCGGCGAAGCGTTCAACATCGGCAATATCCGCAGCGTGCAGACCATCTACGGCCTGGCCAACACCGTGACCCGGGTTCTGGGTTCCAAGTCCGAAGTGGTCTACGGCGAGGCCCGCAGCGCGGACATCGAACTGCGCGTGCCGTGCGTGGACAAGGCCAGGGAACTGCTCGGCTTCGAGGCCAAGGTCGACCTCGAAGAGGGCATTCTGCGCACCGCCGAGTTCTACCGGGCGAACCCGGACTGCTGA
- a CDS encoding metallophosphoesterase family protein, translating into MRIGIISDAHGNGPGLDLVLSFLKRQGVDRLLFLGDAIGYCPYNRETCEKLERSGADCLMGNHEAMLLGLDHMPEWAVDIVRLPKTWDELPKGWGDMVKANGLEKTVEIGGRRIFCTHGVPGEPFTRYVNADQAADIDFDGDIMLMGHTHRPYVVRHQGRLIINPGSCGMPRDYGDLLSLAILDPETMDAQVHRLPFTPPESMLQQVHPRVAQCFERTTEDVIGKIWRPYEQA; encoded by the coding sequence GTGCGCATAGGAATCATCAGCGACGCCCACGGCAACGGGCCGGGCCTGGACCTGGTCCTGTCGTTTCTCAAGAGGCAGGGAGTGGACCGCCTCCTGTTTCTGGGCGACGCCATAGGCTATTGTCCCTACAATCGGGAGACCTGCGAGAAACTGGAACGGTCCGGAGCGGATTGCCTCATGGGCAATCACGAGGCCATGCTCCTGGGCCTGGATCATATGCCCGAGTGGGCCGTGGACATAGTCCGCCTGCCGAAAACCTGGGACGAGTTGCCCAAGGGATGGGGCGACATGGTCAAGGCCAACGGCCTGGAGAAGACGGTGGAGATCGGGGGACGCAGGATATTCTGCACCCACGGCGTGCCGGGGGAACCGTTTACCCGCTACGTGAACGCCGACCAGGCCGCAGACATCGATTTCGACGGCGACATCATGCTCATGGGCCACACTCACCGGCCCTACGTGGTCCGCCATCAAGGGCGGCTCATCATCAATCCCGGCTCCTGTGGAATGCCAAGGGATTACGGGGATCTGCTTTCCCTGGCCATCCTTGATCCCGAGACCATGGACGCCCAGGTCCACAGGTTGCCTTTCACGCCGCCCGAGTCCATGCTGCAACAGGTCCACCCGAGGGTGGCGCAGTGCTTCGAACGCACGACCGAAGACGTTATCGGCAAGATATGGAGGCCATATGAGCAAGCCTAG